One region of Quercus lobata isolate SW786 chromosome 2, ValleyOak3.0 Primary Assembly, whole genome shotgun sequence genomic DNA includes:
- the LOC115974566 gene encoding serine/threonine-protein kinase STY46-like isoform X2 — MANTKKPEFLKLQVVKIADFGIARNASSILCYDCRNRTYRWMAPEVIKHKTYDHKVDVFSFGVLVWELLTGKGLRPTIP; from the exons ATGGCAAACACAAAAAAGCCTGAGTTCCTCAAGCTCCAG GTTGTCAAGATTGCTGATTTTGGCATTGCTAGAAATGCAAGCTCAATCTTGTGTTATGACTGCCGAAACAGAACATACCGTTGGATGGCTCCAGAG GTTATCAAACACAAAACATATGATCACAAAGTGGATGTTTTCAGCTTTGGAGTTCTAGTGTGGGAGTTGCTTACAGGAAAG GGTCTGAGGCCTACAATTCCATAG
- the LOC115974566 gene encoding serine/threonine-protein kinase STY46-like isoform X1: MANTKKPEFLKLQVVKIADFGIARNASSILCYDCRNRTYRWMAPEVIKHKTYDHKVDVFSFGVLVWELLTGKVTQLPNLHAYKEGFGPF; the protein is encoded by the exons ATGGCAAACACAAAAAAGCCTGAGTTCCTCAAGCTCCAG GTTGTCAAGATTGCTGATTTTGGCATTGCTAGAAATGCAAGCTCAATCTTGTGTTATGACTGCCGAAACAGAACATACCGTTGGATGGCTCCAGAG GTTATCAAACACAAAACATATGATCACAAAGTGGATGTTTTCAGCTTTGGAGTTCTAGTGTGGGAGTTGCTTACAGGAAAG GTGACACAACTACCTAACCTCCATGCCTACAAAGAGGGTTTTGGTCCATTCTGA